A stretch of DNA from Paenibacillus sp. FSL W8-0186:
CTGCATATCGCGGCGCATCGCCTTCATTTTCTTCGGAGGGAGCTTGCTGATGTCTACTCCGTTGAACTTAACACTGCCTCCAGTTGGCTCGTATAAACGGAGGATGGTCCGTCCTGCCGTCGATTTGCCGCAGCCGGACTCGCCAACCAGTCCTAGCGTTTCCCCTTCCGCAATGGAAAAGCTGATATCGTTAACAGCCTTGAGTACGTTGCCGCCGCCAACATTAAAATACTTCTTGAGGCCTTCGACCTCGATTAGATTTTTATTCAAGACGACTGCGCCTCCTTCGCCATCGGATGCAGGTCCCAGCACCGTGCAGTATGCGTGTCGCTAAACACGGTCGCTTCTGGATCGATCCGTTCACAAATCTTCATCGCCTGATCGCAGCGGGCTGCAAACGGGCAGCCTAGCGGCGGCTTAATCAAATCGGGCGGAGTGCCGATAATCGGAATAAGCGGCTCGCTTTTCTTCTGGTCGAGGCGCGGCATGGAACGAAGCAGTCCCTTGGTGTAGGGATGCTGAGGATTTTTGAAAATCTCCCATTTGGTCCCGGTTTCCACCACTTCCCCGGCATACATAACGATTACGCGATCGCACATGCCTGCTACGACGCCGAGGTCGTGTGTAATCAGAATGATTGATGTTCCAAGACGCTGCTGCATGTCCTTCATAACATCCATAATTTGCGCTTGTATCGTCACGTCTAGGGCGGTCGTCGGCTCATCGGCAATCAGCAGGGCTGGCCGGCAAGCGAGCGCAATCGCGATCATCGCGCGTTGACGCATCCCTCCGGAAAATTCATGAGGATATTGATTAAAGCGGGCTTCCGCGTTTTTGATTCCTACAAGCTTCA
This window harbors:
- a CDS encoding ABC transporter ATP-binding protein; the encoded protein is MEPILQVKDLHVSFQVKGGEVKAVRGMNFEIGKGETVAIVGESGSGKSVTAQTVMRLIPSPPSIIKQGEILFQGQNLLKKSNKEMEAIRGKDIGMIFQDPMTSLNPTIKVGKQITEVLIKHQNMSAAEAKDQAIEMLKLVGIKNAEARFNQYPHEFSGGMRQRAMIAIALACRPALLIADEPTTALDVTIQAQIMDVMKDMQQRLGTSIILITHDLGVVAGMCDRVIVMYAGEVVETGTKWEIFKNPQHPYTKGLLRSMPRLDQKKSEPLIPIIGTPPDLIKPPLGCPFAARCDQAMKICERIDPEATVFSDTHTARCWDLHPMAKEAQSS